The Oreochromis niloticus isolate F11D_XX linkage group LG15, O_niloticus_UMD_NMBU, whole genome shotgun sequence genome includes a region encoding these proteins:
- the pak6b gene encoding serine/threonine-protein kinase PAK 6b isoform X2, producing MCDEDETGDTFQLFIQLSLPGWCHCIYASVLMFRRRKKKHRLEISAPQDFQHRVHTSFDVTSGCYVGLPPQWQSVIDTLKRPRPLVDPSRITNVELGPKKTIIRGSFIGHGDYISHVISEMTRLSVSSSNSLRRSSPSARKRARSMGRLGELAEDESYQYEELSRRGGSVKSGGSSTYWQDRIRQVRSDSSSPKLNGALQRAKSTCQVDSSSETTPLKLDKPQRTGEPSGLYARSEGAELRNRTASYTVETDRHQVRLRPAVGHLPDLLFSSRENSRRPHSSYDLQLASPSSRLLPPPNSTSSPIITGRAVFQRLPRPSSALNAPIKSPNLTTEDSPSQPRPPPTGSPGHAVASNQQAGSDGGPPKVTHEQFKEALQMVVDPGDPRMTLENFVKIGEGSTGVVCIAREKYSGRQVAVKMMDLRKQQRRELLFNEVVIMRDYRHQNVVEMYRSALVEDELWVIMEYLQGGALTHIVSETRLNEEQIATVCEGVLQALSYLHSQGVIHRDIKSDSILLTLDGRISKEVPKRKSLVGTPYWMAPEVIAKTPYGTEVDIWSLGIMVVEMVDGEPPYFSDTPITAMKKLRDETAPSVKNVQRVSPVLKDFLGCMLTRDTLQRSSATDLLEHPFMLQAGSTRCLVPLVEQHRKRMSLC from the exons ATGTGTGATGAAGATGAAACTGGTGACACGTTTCAGTTGTTCATCCAG CTCTCACTACCTGGCTGGTGCCACTGCATCTACGCCTCGGTACTGATGTTCCGGCGCAGGAAGAAGAAGCACAGGCTGGAGATCTCGGCGCCACAGGACTTCCAGCACCGCGTCCACACGTCTTTTGACGTCACCTCAGGATGCTACGTGGGGCTGCCACCGCAGTGGCAGAGCGTCATCGACACgctgaagaggccacgccccctgGTAGACCCCTCCAGGATCACCAATGTTGAACTAGGACCCAAAAAG ACCATCATTCGCGGCAGCTTCATCGGCCATGGAGActacatcagtcatgtgatctCTGAGATGACTCGTCTGTCCGTCAGCAGTTCCAATTCTCTGCGCCGGAGCAGTCCGTCGGCACGGAAACGTGCCCGATCGATGGGCCGGCTGGGAGAACTGGCCGAGGACGAGTCGTACCAGTATGAGGAGCTAAGTCGCCGTGGCGGGAGTGTGAAAAGTGGTGGGAGCTCTACCTACTGGCAGGACCGGATACGACAGGTGCGCAGTGACAGCAGCAGCCCCAAACTGAACGGGGCCCTGCAGAGAGCCAAGTCTACCTGCCAGGTGGATTCCTCGTCTGAAACCACACCCCTTAAACTAGACAAACCTCAGAGGACAGGTGAACCAAGTGGACTGTACGCCCGCAGTGAGGGGGCGGAACTAAGAAATAGGACAGCTTCCTACACTGTGGAGACTGATAGGCACCAGGTGAGGCTAAGACCAGCTGTGGGTCACCTGCCTGACCTGCTGTTCTCATCCAGAGAAAATTCAAGAAGACCGCATTCGTCCTATGACCTCCAG cTGGCCTCACCCTCCTCCCGTCTCCTGCCCCCTCCTAACAGCACCAGCAGTCCCATCATCACAGGTAGAGCTGTATTTCAGAGGCTGCCTCGCCCATCCTCTGCCTTGAATGCTCCTATCAAATCTCCAAACCTAACAACTGAGGACAGCCCCTCCCAGCCCCGCCCTCCCCCAACCGGCTCCCCAGGTCACGCAGTTGCCTCCAACCAGCAGGCGGGGTCCGACGGCGGTCCTCCAAAGGTGACCCATGAGCAGTTCAAGGAGGCACTGCAGATGGTGGTGGACCCTGGCGACCCGAGGATGACTTTGGAGAACTTTGTGAAGATTGGAGAGGGGTCCACAGGCGTGGTTTGCATCGCCCGGGAAAAGTACAGTGGGCGACAGGTGGCTGTGAAGATGATGGACCTCAGGAAGCAGCAACGGCGAGAGCTGCTCTTTAATGAG GTGGTGATCATGAGGGACTACCGGCACCAGAATGTGGTGGAGATGTACCGTAGCGCTCTAGTGGAGGATGAGCTGTGGGTCATCATGGAGTACCTGcaaggtggcgctctaacccaCATCGTCAGTGAGACCAG gttGAACGAGGAGCAGATAGCGACGGTCTGTGAGGGGGTCCTGCAGGCGCTGTCTTACCTGCACTCTCAGGGCGTGATCCACCGAGACATCAAGAGCGACTCCATCCTGCTCACCCTGGATGGGAGG ATCAGCAAAGAAGTCCCAAAGAGAAAGTCTCTGGTCGGGACCCCATACTGGATGGCTCCTGAGGTGATCGCCAAAACGCCGTATGGCACCGAG GTGGACATCTGGTCTCTGGGAATCATGGTGGTGGAGATGGTTGATGGAGAGCCACCGTATTTCAGTGACACACCCATCACTGCAATGAAGAAGCTGCGAGACGAAACAGCGCCAAGCGTCAAGAACGTCCAGCgg GTGTCTCCCGTGTTGAAGGACTTCCTGGGCTGCATGTTGACCCGCGACACGCTGCAGAGGAGCAGCGCCACCGACCTGCTGGAGCACCCGTTCATGCTGCAGGCTGGCTCAACGCGCTGCCTCGTTCCTCTGGTGGAGCAGCACCGCAAACGCATGTCACTCTGCTGA
- the pak6b gene encoding serine/threonine-protein kinase PAK 6b isoform X1: MCDEDETGDTFQLFIQLSLPGWCHCIYASVLMFRRRKKKHRLEISAPQDFQHRVHTSFDVTSGCYVGLPPQWQSVIDTLKRPRPLVDPSRITNVELGPKKTIIRGSFIGHGDYISHVISEMTRLSVSSSNSLRRSSPSARKRARSMGRLGELAEDESYQYEELSRRGGSVKSGGSSTYWQDRIRQVRSDSSSPKLNGALQRAKSTCQVDSSSETTPLKLDKPQRTGEPSGLYARSEGAELRNRTASYTVETDRHQVRLRPAVGHLPDLLFSSRENSRRPHSSYDLQLASPSSRLLPPPNSTSSPIITGRAVFQRLPRPSSALNAPIKSPNLTTEDSPSQPRPPPTGSPGHAVASNQQAGSDGGPPKVTHEQFKEALQMVVDPGDPRMTLENFVKIGEGSTGVVCIAREKYSGRQVAVKMMDLRKQQRRELLFNEVVIMRDYRHQNVVEMYRSALVEDELWVIMEYLQGGALTHIVSETRLNEEQIATVCEGVLQALSYLHSQGVIHRDIKSDSILLTLDGRIKLSDFGFCAQISKEVPKRKSLVGTPYWMAPEVIAKTPYGTEVDIWSLGIMVVEMVDGEPPYFSDTPITAMKKLRDETAPSVKNVQRVSPVLKDFLGCMLTRDTLQRSSATDLLEHPFMLQAGSTRCLVPLVEQHRKRMSLC; encoded by the exons ATGTGTGATGAAGATGAAACTGGTGACACGTTTCAGTTGTTCATCCAG CTCTCACTACCTGGCTGGTGCCACTGCATCTACGCCTCGGTACTGATGTTCCGGCGCAGGAAGAAGAAGCACAGGCTGGAGATCTCGGCGCCACAGGACTTCCAGCACCGCGTCCACACGTCTTTTGACGTCACCTCAGGATGCTACGTGGGGCTGCCACCGCAGTGGCAGAGCGTCATCGACACgctgaagaggccacgccccctgGTAGACCCCTCCAGGATCACCAATGTTGAACTAGGACCCAAAAAG ACCATCATTCGCGGCAGCTTCATCGGCCATGGAGActacatcagtcatgtgatctCTGAGATGACTCGTCTGTCCGTCAGCAGTTCCAATTCTCTGCGCCGGAGCAGTCCGTCGGCACGGAAACGTGCCCGATCGATGGGCCGGCTGGGAGAACTGGCCGAGGACGAGTCGTACCAGTATGAGGAGCTAAGTCGCCGTGGCGGGAGTGTGAAAAGTGGTGGGAGCTCTACCTACTGGCAGGACCGGATACGACAGGTGCGCAGTGACAGCAGCAGCCCCAAACTGAACGGGGCCCTGCAGAGAGCCAAGTCTACCTGCCAGGTGGATTCCTCGTCTGAAACCACACCCCTTAAACTAGACAAACCTCAGAGGACAGGTGAACCAAGTGGACTGTACGCCCGCAGTGAGGGGGCGGAACTAAGAAATAGGACAGCTTCCTACACTGTGGAGACTGATAGGCACCAGGTGAGGCTAAGACCAGCTGTGGGTCACCTGCCTGACCTGCTGTTCTCATCCAGAGAAAATTCAAGAAGACCGCATTCGTCCTATGACCTCCAG cTGGCCTCACCCTCCTCCCGTCTCCTGCCCCCTCCTAACAGCACCAGCAGTCCCATCATCACAGGTAGAGCTGTATTTCAGAGGCTGCCTCGCCCATCCTCTGCCTTGAATGCTCCTATCAAATCTCCAAACCTAACAACTGAGGACAGCCCCTCCCAGCCCCGCCCTCCCCCAACCGGCTCCCCAGGTCACGCAGTTGCCTCCAACCAGCAGGCGGGGTCCGACGGCGGTCCTCCAAAGGTGACCCATGAGCAGTTCAAGGAGGCACTGCAGATGGTGGTGGACCCTGGCGACCCGAGGATGACTTTGGAGAACTTTGTGAAGATTGGAGAGGGGTCCACAGGCGTGGTTTGCATCGCCCGGGAAAAGTACAGTGGGCGACAGGTGGCTGTGAAGATGATGGACCTCAGGAAGCAGCAACGGCGAGAGCTGCTCTTTAATGAG GTGGTGATCATGAGGGACTACCGGCACCAGAATGTGGTGGAGATGTACCGTAGCGCTCTAGTGGAGGATGAGCTGTGGGTCATCATGGAGTACCTGcaaggtggcgctctaacccaCATCGTCAGTGAGACCAG gttGAACGAGGAGCAGATAGCGACGGTCTGTGAGGGGGTCCTGCAGGCGCTGTCTTACCTGCACTCTCAGGGCGTGATCCACCGAGACATCAAGAGCGACTCCATCCTGCTCACCCTGGATGGGAGG ATCAAACTGTCCGACTTTGGTTTCTGCGCTCAGATCAGCAAAGAAGTCCCAAAGAGAAAGTCTCTGGTCGGGACCCCATACTGGATGGCTCCTGAGGTGATCGCCAAAACGCCGTATGGCACCGAG GTGGACATCTGGTCTCTGGGAATCATGGTGGTGGAGATGGTTGATGGAGAGCCACCGTATTTCAGTGACACACCCATCACTGCAATGAAGAAGCTGCGAGACGAAACAGCGCCAAGCGTCAAGAACGTCCAGCgg GTGTCTCCCGTGTTGAAGGACTTCCTGGGCTGCATGTTGACCCGCGACACGCTGCAGAGGAGCAGCGCCACCGACCTGCTGGAGCACCCGTTCATGCTGCAGGCTGGCTCAACGCGCTGCCTCGTTCCTCTGGTGGAGCAGCACCGCAAACGCATGTCACTCTGCTGA
- the pak6b gene encoding serine/threonine-protein kinase PAK 6b isoform X3 codes for MFRRRKKKHRLEISAPQDFQHRVHTSFDVTSGCYVGLPPQWQSVIDTLKRPRPLVDPSRITNVELGPKKTIIRGSFIGHGDYISHVISEMTRLSVSSSNSLRRSSPSARKRARSMGRLGELAEDESYQYEELSRRGGSVKSGGSSTYWQDRIRQVRSDSSSPKLNGALQRAKSTCQVDSSSETTPLKLDKPQRTGEPSGLYARSEGAELRNRTASYTVETDRHQVRLRPAVGHLPDLLFSSRENSRRPHSSYDLQLASPSSRLLPPPNSTSSPIITGRAVFQRLPRPSSALNAPIKSPNLTTEDSPSQPRPPPTGSPGHAVASNQQAGSDGGPPKVTHEQFKEALQMVVDPGDPRMTLENFVKIGEGSTGVVCIAREKYSGRQVAVKMMDLRKQQRRELLFNEVVIMRDYRHQNVVEMYRSALVEDELWVIMEYLQGGALTHIVSETRLNEEQIATVCEGVLQALSYLHSQGVIHRDIKSDSILLTLDGRIKLSDFGFCAQISKEVPKRKSLVGTPYWMAPEVIAKTPYGTEVDIWSLGIMVVEMVDGEPPYFSDTPITAMKKLRDETAPSVKNVQRVSPVLKDFLGCMLTRDTLQRSSATDLLEHPFMLQAGSTRCLVPLVEQHRKRMSLC; via the exons ATGTTCCGGCGCAGGAAGAAGAAGCACAGGCTGGAGATCTCGGCGCCACAGGACTTCCAGCACCGCGTCCACACGTCTTTTGACGTCACCTCAGGATGCTACGTGGGGCTGCCACCGCAGTGGCAGAGCGTCATCGACACgctgaagaggccacgccccctgGTAGACCCCTCCAGGATCACCAATGTTGAACTAGGACCCAAAAAG ACCATCATTCGCGGCAGCTTCATCGGCCATGGAGActacatcagtcatgtgatctCTGAGATGACTCGTCTGTCCGTCAGCAGTTCCAATTCTCTGCGCCGGAGCAGTCCGTCGGCACGGAAACGTGCCCGATCGATGGGCCGGCTGGGAGAACTGGCCGAGGACGAGTCGTACCAGTATGAGGAGCTAAGTCGCCGTGGCGGGAGTGTGAAAAGTGGTGGGAGCTCTACCTACTGGCAGGACCGGATACGACAGGTGCGCAGTGACAGCAGCAGCCCCAAACTGAACGGGGCCCTGCAGAGAGCCAAGTCTACCTGCCAGGTGGATTCCTCGTCTGAAACCACACCCCTTAAACTAGACAAACCTCAGAGGACAGGTGAACCAAGTGGACTGTACGCCCGCAGTGAGGGGGCGGAACTAAGAAATAGGACAGCTTCCTACACTGTGGAGACTGATAGGCACCAGGTGAGGCTAAGACCAGCTGTGGGTCACCTGCCTGACCTGCTGTTCTCATCCAGAGAAAATTCAAGAAGACCGCATTCGTCCTATGACCTCCAG cTGGCCTCACCCTCCTCCCGTCTCCTGCCCCCTCCTAACAGCACCAGCAGTCCCATCATCACAGGTAGAGCTGTATTTCAGAGGCTGCCTCGCCCATCCTCTGCCTTGAATGCTCCTATCAAATCTCCAAACCTAACAACTGAGGACAGCCCCTCCCAGCCCCGCCCTCCCCCAACCGGCTCCCCAGGTCACGCAGTTGCCTCCAACCAGCAGGCGGGGTCCGACGGCGGTCCTCCAAAGGTGACCCATGAGCAGTTCAAGGAGGCACTGCAGATGGTGGTGGACCCTGGCGACCCGAGGATGACTTTGGAGAACTTTGTGAAGATTGGAGAGGGGTCCACAGGCGTGGTTTGCATCGCCCGGGAAAAGTACAGTGGGCGACAGGTGGCTGTGAAGATGATGGACCTCAGGAAGCAGCAACGGCGAGAGCTGCTCTTTAATGAG GTGGTGATCATGAGGGACTACCGGCACCAGAATGTGGTGGAGATGTACCGTAGCGCTCTAGTGGAGGATGAGCTGTGGGTCATCATGGAGTACCTGcaaggtggcgctctaacccaCATCGTCAGTGAGACCAG gttGAACGAGGAGCAGATAGCGACGGTCTGTGAGGGGGTCCTGCAGGCGCTGTCTTACCTGCACTCTCAGGGCGTGATCCACCGAGACATCAAGAGCGACTCCATCCTGCTCACCCTGGATGGGAGG ATCAAACTGTCCGACTTTGGTTTCTGCGCTCAGATCAGCAAAGAAGTCCCAAAGAGAAAGTCTCTGGTCGGGACCCCATACTGGATGGCTCCTGAGGTGATCGCCAAAACGCCGTATGGCACCGAG GTGGACATCTGGTCTCTGGGAATCATGGTGGTGGAGATGGTTGATGGAGAGCCACCGTATTTCAGTGACACACCCATCACTGCAATGAAGAAGCTGCGAGACGAAACAGCGCCAAGCGTCAAGAACGTCCAGCgg GTGTCTCCCGTGTTGAAGGACTTCCTGGGCTGCATGTTGACCCGCGACACGCTGCAGAGGAGCAGCGCCACCGACCTGCTGGAGCACCCGTTCATGCTGCAGGCTGGCTCAACGCGCTGCCTCGTTCCTCTGGTGGAGCAGCACCGCAAACGCATGTCACTCTGCTGA